One window from the genome of Malus domestica chromosome 01, GDT2T_hap1 encodes:
- the LOC103424746 gene encoding uncharacterized WD repeat-containing protein C3H5.08c-like produces MLSSDQSYDEENDVFFDSEDLSPTRSLIASEEYKIWMNEPPSVKERRESFLRKMDLVEFDSAKFASVDMGLERVSECSGASPSSCISSSSRHQANFMYNTLDSNIQGSSNLAWTHDAVHIASPSATGSARREAEAPEKECWNSQEGEKKTKVWWKQFINKRKRRGGKVVSEVSKPDTEIPKQNRMMVKQNGKKCMEFTALCSGQEIHAHKGFIGVMKFSLDGQYLATGGEDGIVCIWRVTLTDVSCTYLTPQGNFDGKLKKIKSGYRVIFPEKGFRIQESPLQEFHGHSSDVLDLAWSSSNYLLSSSMDKTVRLWDVSCGDCLNVFDHNDYVTCIQFNPVNNNYFISGSIDGKVRVWGLSDNRVADWADVRDVITAICYQPDGKGFVVGSVTGTCHFYEASGDYLQLVVRMRIHGRKKTSGNQITGIKFCQEKSQRVMITSEDSKVRIFDGVELTRKYKGLAKSGSQTSASFTSSGKHIISVGEDSRVYLWDYDEPCVSSSSKQTKSVQSCEHFLCEGVSVAVPWPGMRREQRSLETPGHLEAAPGSRDSECFSLGNWFFLNGPCRGGSATWPEEKLPLPLWDLPVIRDENGQCHWQRQVHHRQQQQHNRALNHTAESEPWGLVIATAGCDGTIRTFHNYGLPVRL; encoded by the exons ATGCTGAGCTCTGATCAATCTTATGATGAAGAAAATGATGTGTTCTTCGACTCGGAGGACTTGTCACCTACACGATCACTCATAGCGAGTGAGGAGTACAAAATTTGGATGAATGAGCCACCAAGTGTTAAGGAGAGACGGGAGAGTTTTCTGCGAAAAATGGATTTAGTTGAGTTTGATTCTGCAAAGTTTGCTTCTGTGGATATGGGATTGGAAAGAGTTTCGGAATGCAGTGGAGCTTCCCCAAGCTCTTGCATTTCGTCTTCTAGTCGTCATCAAGCAAACTTTATGTATAATACATTGGATAGTAACATACAAGGTAGCTCAAATTTGGCCTGGACTCACGATGCAGTTCATATTGCTTCACCTTCTGCTACGGGTTCTGCTCGGAGAGAAGCTGAGGCTCCAGAAAAAGAATGTTGGAATTCACAGGAGGGTGAAAAGAAGACGAAAGTTTGGTGGAAACAGTTTATAAACAAGAGGAAGAGAAGAGGAGGTAAAGTTGTGTCAGAGGTATCGAAACCAGATACTGAAATACCGAAACAAAATAGGATGATGGTCAAGCAGAATGGTAAGAAGTGCATGGAGTTCACTGCACTATGCAGCGGGCAAGAAATTCATGCGCACAAGGGGTTCATTGGGGTGATGAAGTTTAGTCTCGATGGCCAGTATCTCGCAACTGGCGGTGAAGATGGGATTGTATGCATCTGGCGTGTTACATTAACAGATGTTTCTTGTACCTACTTAACACCTCAAGGGAACTTTGATGGCAAACTTAAGAAAATAAAGTCCGGTTATCGCGTGATCTTTCCTGAAAAGGGTTTTCGAATTCAGGAGTCACCGCTGCAAGAGTTTCATGGCCATTCCAGTGATGTGTTAGACCTGGCTTGGTCGAGTTCAAAT TATCTTCTTTCTTCGTCCATGGATAAAACTGTTCGTCTGTGGGATGTTAGTTGCGGTGACTGCCTAAATGTTTTCGATCACAATGACTATG TGACGTGCATTCAGTTCAATCCTGTCAACAACAATTATTTCATAAGTGGATCGATAGATGGGAAAGTTCGAGTTTGGGGACTCTCTGATAACCGAGTTGCTGACTGGGCTGATGTTCGAGATGTTATAACTGCTATATGTTATCAACCAGATGGAAAA GGTTTCGTGGTTGGTTCCGTTACAGGCACTTGCCACTTCTATGAAGCATCAG GGGACTATCTTCAGCTGGTTGTGCGAATGCGTATTCATGGTAGGAAGAAAACCTCTGGCAACCAAATCACTGGCATCAAG TTTTGCCAGGAAAAGTCGCAGAGAGTTATGATAACATCAGAAGACTCGAAAGTCCGTATATTTGACGGAGTAGAACTTACAAGGAAATACAAAG GTCTTGCAAAGTCGGGAAGTCAGACGTCAGCTTCTTTTACATCGAGCGGGAAACATATAATTTCAGTTGGAGAGGACTCACGTGTTTATTTGTGGGACTATGACGAGCCGTGTGTCTCATCATCATCCAAACAAACGAAATCTGTTCAATCCTGTGAGCATTTCTTATGCGAAGGTGTGTCTGTCGCGGTACCTTGGCCAGGCATGAGAAGAGAACAAAGGAGCTTGGAAACACCAGGCCATCTGGAGGCTGCTCCAGGAAGCAGAGATTCAGAATGTTTTTCTCTTGGAAATTGGTTTTTCTTAAATGGTCCGTGCAGGGGTGGCTCTGCAACTTGGCCCGAAGAGAAACTTCCTCTGCCTTTATGGGATTTACCGGTCATACGAGATGAAAATGGTCAGTGTCACTGGCAACGTCAAGTTCACCATCGTCAGCAGCAGCAACACAATAGAGCACTCAATCACACCGCTGAATCAGAACCATGGGGGCTTGTCATTGCAACAGCTGGATGTGACGGAACAATCAGGACATTCCATAACTACGGATTGCCAGTCAGATTGTAA
- the LOC103424760 gene encoding uridylate kinase PUMPKIN, chloroplastic-like, producing the protein MAAISPSSFVSVSSSTSSSSFSCPPLTCLKRAYNGVPVSKQPPRGRLAAVTCSSSEMGSGSDSVNHRSHTQISSMAPFGVTMNGNGSSGPSYKWRRVLLKVSGEALAGDHTQTIDPKVTMEIAREVASVTRLGIEVAIVVGGGNIFRGSSWVGSGGLDQSSADYIGMLATVMNSIFLQATMESINIPTRVQTAFRMSEVAEPYIRRRAIRHLEKGRVVIFAAGTGNPFFTTDTAAALRGAEINAEVVLKATNVDGVYDNDPRCDPNARLLENLTYQEVMAKDLLVMDMTAITLCQTNKIPVVVFNLNKPGNISKAIKGEKVGTLIYKEDAYR; encoded by the exons ATGGCGGCAATTTCGCCCTCCTCCTTTGTCTCTGTCTCCtcttccacctcctcctcttctttttcATGTCCGCCTCTGACTTGTTTGAAGCGCGCTTACAATGGTGTGCCGGTGAGTAAACAGCCTCCACGTGGGCGGTTGGCGGCGGTTACCTGCTCATCTTCTGAAATGGGCTCCGGTTCCGACTCCGTGAATCACCGCAG TCATACTCAAATATCATCTATGGCTCCCTTTGGGGTGACAATGAATGGGAATGGCTCGTCTGGACCATCTTATAAGTGGCGAAGGGTTTTGCTTAAAGTTAGCGGAGAGGCACTTGCCGGAGATCATACACAGACTATTGACCCAAAG GTAACAATGGAAATTGCAAGGGAGGTTGCATCTGTGACTCGCCTTGGCATTGAG GTTGCAATTGTAGTTGGCGGGGGAAATATCTTCCGTGGATCTTCCTGGGTGGGAAGCGGCGGTCTTGACCAATCATCTGCTGATTACATCGG GATGTTGGCAACTGTCATGAACTCAATATTTCTTCAAGCAACAATGGAAAGTATCAACATCCCTACTCGAGTGCAGACTGCCTTTCGAATGTCTGAGGTTGCAGAGCCTTATATACGTCGAAGAGCTATAAGGCATTTGGAAAAGGGGAGAGTAGTAATCTTTGCGGCTGGAACTGGAAATCCGTTCTTCACCACTGATACTGCTGCAGCGCTTCGTGGTGCAGAAA TCAATGCAGAGGTAGTGTTGAAAGCTACAAATGTTGACGGGGTTTATGACAACGATCCAAGGTGTGACCCGAATGCCCGTCTTCTTGAGAATTTAACATATCAAGAGGTGATGGCGAAAGATCTTTTGGTGATGGACATGACCGCCATTACCTTATGCCAGACAAACAAAATTCCTG TTGTTGTGTTCAATCTGAACAAACCTGGTAACATCTCAAAAGCCATAAAGGGGGAGAAGGTTGGCACCTTAATTTATAAGGAGGATGCTTACCGCTGA